Proteins from a genomic interval of Enterococcus faecium:
- a CDS encoding 3'-5' exonuclease, which yields MNFVAMDFETANHQPYSACSLALVMVKNSQIVDEFYTLIQPETPFFWRNVQIHGIHQEDVRNAPKFPEVWQTIQPYFQKNRLVVAHNAAFDTKVLAGCLDYYHLEQPNYLSLCTVKSSRRLFPEFPNHRLNTVCENLNIQLDHHHDALEDSRACAEILLYQEKKFGTDPLKKLVTIK from the coding sequence ATGAATTTTGTTGCCATGGATTTTGAAACTGCCAATCATCAGCCTTATAGTGCTTGTTCTCTTGCGCTAGTCATGGTAAAAAACAGCCAGATCGTTGATGAATTCTATACATTGATACAGCCTGAGACTCCTTTTTTCTGGCGAAATGTCCAAATTCACGGAATCCATCAAGAAGACGTACGCAATGCGCCGAAATTCCCAGAAGTCTGGCAAACTATCCAACCATATTTTCAAAAAAATCGTTTAGTCGTTGCACATAATGCTGCTTTTGATACAAAGGTCTTAGCGGGATGCTTAGATTATTATCATCTTGAACAGCCTAATTATCTTTCTTTATGTACAGTGAAAAGTAGCCGTCGCTTGTTTCCTGAATTTCCAAATCATCGATTGAACACTGTGTGCGAAAATTTGAACATCCAATTAGATCATCACCATGATGCATTGGAAGATAGTCGTGCATGTGCGGAAATCCTGCTTTATCAAGAAAAAAAATTCGGGACAGATCCATTGAAAAAACTTGTGACTATAAAGTAA
- a CDS encoding GNAT family N-acetyltransferase, producing MSEEVGIILREAVPGDAKDILLMMGQVNKETEFLVLDEAELLLPPETLEEELDYIYESNNNLLLLAIYEGTIIGTASVKADSQFRLSHVGEVGISILQEYWGMGLGTLMLEEIISWAKEMGVLFRLELDVQVRNERAVHLYRKMGFQIEAVMPRGARTDLGEFLDVYKMSYLIE from the coding sequence ATGAGTGAAGAAGTTGGGATCATCTTGCGGGAAGCAGTGCCAGGAGATGCAAAAGACATTCTTTTGATGATGGGACAAGTCAATAAGGAGACAGAATTTTTAGTTTTGGATGAAGCAGAACTCCTGTTACCACCAGAAACCTTAGAAGAAGAGTTGGATTATATATACGAAAGCAATAATAATTTATTGCTGCTTGCAATCTATGAAGGGACGATTATTGGAACAGCATCTGTCAAGGCAGACAGTCAATTTCGTTTGTCTCACGTGGGAGAAGTCGGTATCAGTATTCTGCAGGAATATTGGGGAATGGGACTAGGCACTCTTATGCTAGAAGAAATCATCAGTTGGGCGAAGGAAATGGGTGTACTTTTTCGATTGGAGCTTGACGTTCAAGTTCGTAATGAAAGAGCCGTACACCTTTACCGAAAAATGGGCTTCCAAATCGAAGCGGTCATGCCTAGAGGGGCAAGAACAGATCTAGGCGAATTTTTAGATGTATATAAAATGAGTTATTTGATTGAATAG
- a CDS encoding DUF979 domain-containing protein, with product MDFFTNPDILLGDKLLEILYIVMGLVLIYTGVRNLTDKTNPHRYGSAFFWTVLGVVIAGGRWLPAIVNGGLIFAMTIPAIAKKVSKGESRLPSKEYMEKMSDKLGMKIFIPALSIGVFAILFALFTNLGALVGVGVGVFAAMLILMFFSRDNRPSTFLDDAADMLGTVGPLSMLPMLLASLGAVFTSAGVGTVISNAVGTIVPEGNVNIGIIIYALGMVIFTVIMGNAFAAITVMTVGIGAPFVFSHGANPALIGMVALTCGFCGTLLTPMAANFNIVPVAMLEMKDKYGVIKNQLFIALFMLVFQIAYMILFK from the coding sequence ATGGACTTTTTTACAAATCCTGATATTTTATTAGGCGATAAATTACTGGAGATCCTTTATATCGTGATGGGACTCGTATTGATTTACACTGGAGTAAGAAATTTAACAGATAAAACCAATCCTCATCGTTATGGGTCAGCCTTTTTCTGGACGGTCTTAGGGGTAGTTATTGCAGGAGGAAGATGGCTTCCGGCAATCGTGAACGGTGGCTTGATCTTTGCGATGACCATACCAGCAATTGCTAAGAAAGTCAGCAAAGGAGAAAGCCGGCTTCCATCAAAAGAATATATGGAAAAAATGTCAGACAAACTAGGAATGAAAATTTTTATTCCAGCTTTGAGTATCGGTGTCTTTGCGATCTTGTTTGCTCTATTTACCAATTTAGGTGCTTTAGTCGGCGTGGGCGTCGGTGTTTTTGCAGCCATGCTAATCTTGATGTTCTTTTCTCGAGATAATCGACCAAGTACATTTTTAGATGATGCAGCAGATATGCTGGGCACAGTAGGGCCGTTAAGCATGTTGCCAATGCTTTTAGCTTCTCTAGGTGCGGTATTTACAAGCGCTGGAGTTGGGACAGTGATTTCCAATGCAGTAGGTACGATCGTTCCAGAAGGAAATGTGAACATCGGCATCATCATTTACGCTCTTGGCATGGTGATATTTACGGTAATCATGGGGAATGCATTTGCGGCCATCACCGTGATGACGGTTGGGATCGGTGCACCATTCGTATTTAGTCATGGAGCGAATCCAGCGTTAATAGGAATGGTTGCATTGACTTGCGGTTTTTGTGGGACCCTGCTGACACCGATGGCTGCTAACTTCAATATCGTGCCTGTAGCGATGCTGGAGATGAAAGACAAATACGGAGTGATCAAAAACCAGTTGTTTATTGCGTTATTTATGCTAGTTTTCCAAATTGCTTATATGATTCTATTTAAATAA
- a CDS encoding LURP-one-related/scramblase family protein yields MSEFFIQEKQLGRATRTIVKNEKGHSLFLMVGRWGTKGDALSLYAMNGDLVAHIKQISLTFGTRFELYKEFEKVGTMQKIFNWPGDFYYIRRLHWTVQGDIYNHQYQIHHFNQQIMKMDKATLFSGDYYVLDVSNDEDAPVCICIAAVLDYWLYRKDKSRDKPVSYRLNLS; encoded by the coding sequence ATGTCAGAATTTTTCATTCAGGAAAAGCAGCTTGGACGTGCAACTCGGACAATTGTCAAAAACGAAAAAGGACATTCCCTGTTTTTGATGGTTGGTCGCTGGGGAACAAAGGGCGATGCATTGTCTCTTTATGCCATGAATGGCGATCTCGTTGCTCACATCAAGCAGATAAGCCTGACATTCGGTACGCGTTTTGAGCTGTATAAAGAGTTCGAAAAGGTGGGAACCATGCAGAAAATATTCAATTGGCCCGGTGACTTTTATTATATTCGTAGACTTCACTGGACAGTCCAAGGTGATATCTATAATCATCAATATCAAATCCATCATTTCAATCAGCAAATCATGAAAATGGATAAAGCAACACTTTTTTCAGGAGATTACTATGTATTGGATGTCTCAAATGATGAAGATGCTCCAGTTTGTATTTGTATTGCTGCGGTTTTAGATTACTGGCTCTACCGTAAAGACAAAAGTCGCGATAAGCCTGTTTCTTACCGACTTAACTTAAGTTAA
- the tsaE gene encoding tRNA (adenosine(37)-N6)-threonylcarbamoyltransferase complex ATPase subunit type 1 TsaE, with protein sequence MIELSGLTMTEQFAEAIGHSAMPGDNLILTGDLGAGKTTLTKGIAQGLGITQMIKSPTYTIIREYSQGRIPLYHMDIYRVAASGADLGLDEYFEGDGLSVVEWGNLLEEALPEDYLELILEKSDTDLEKRYVKLISYGEQSETFKQRILEKWAENHE encoded by the coding sequence ATGATCGAACTATCAGGATTAACAATGACAGAACAATTCGCAGAGGCAATTGGTCATTCCGCAATGCCAGGTGACAATCTGATATTGACTGGTGATCTAGGTGCGGGTAAAACAACGTTGACGAAAGGAATTGCCCAAGGATTAGGGATAACGCAAATGATCAAAAGTCCGACATACACGATTATTAGAGAATATAGTCAAGGTCGGATTCCGTTGTATCATATGGATATTTATCGGGTAGCAGCTAGCGGAGCAGATTTAGGGTTAGATGAATATTTTGAAGGTGATGGGCTTTCCGTTGTCGAATGGGGAAATCTATTAGAAGAAGCACTGCCGGAGGATTATTTGGAACTGATTTTAGAAAAAAGTGATACAGATTTAGAAAAACGGTATGTGAAACTAATCTCATACGGGGAGCAAAGTGAAACCTTCAAACAGCGAATTCTAGAAAAATGGGCTGAAAATCATGAGTGA
- a CDS encoding Gfo/Idh/MocA family protein gives MKIGVIGVGNIAEKAYLPTYAKKQGTLDFYFATRNKETKERIQKEYGFQHLYETIDELLEEKIEACMIHAATKVHYELAKKCLENGIHVYIDKPLSVHLNEVRELQELADKNQKILMIGFNRRFAPMVEELKCIPDKRLIHLQKNRIAAKETTEFVLYDLFLHLIDTAVYLLDEPILRTKYQIRETKEFLEYAILQLETQNQTAILTMDLASGANIEKYQVTSKNGTYEVNDLTQLVIQDADGKKVKEFGDWTNTLVKRGFEPMVEAFFSQIRLGKSETEMLKQKEVVRSHELCEEVLKDHYRHQL, from the coding sequence ATGAAGATTGGTGTAATCGGTGTAGGGAATATCGCAGAAAAAGCATATTTACCAACTTATGCGAAAAAACAAGGAACACTTGATTTTTATTTTGCAACAAGAAATAAAGAAACAAAAGAAAGAATTCAAAAAGAGTACGGGTTCCAACATCTATATGAAACGATCGATGAGCTTTTAGAAGAAAAAATCGAAGCATGTATGATCCACGCAGCAACAAAAGTACATTATGAATTAGCCAAAAAATGTCTAGAAAATGGTATCCATGTTTATATTGACAAACCACTTAGTGTCCATCTAAATGAAGTTCGTGAATTGCAAGAATTAGCTGATAAGAACCAAAAAATTTTGATGATCGGTTTCAACCGGCGCTTTGCTCCTATGGTAGAAGAATTGAAATGTATCCCAGATAAGCGGTTGATCCACCTGCAAAAAAATCGAATAGCGGCAAAAGAAACGACAGAATTCGTCCTTTATGATTTGTTTTTACATCTTATTGATACAGCGGTGTATTTATTGGATGAACCCATTTTGAGAACAAAATACCAGATAAGAGAAACAAAAGAATTTTTGGAATATGCCATTTTACAATTAGAAACACAAAATCAAACGGCTATTTTAACGATGGATTTAGCAAGTGGCGCTAATATAGAAAAATATCAAGTAACAAGTAAAAATGGTACTTATGAAGTAAACGATCTGACCCAGCTTGTCATTCAAGATGCTGATGGAAAAAAAGTGAAAGAATTTGGCGACTGGACAAACACGCTAGTCAAACGCGGGTTTGAGCCAATGGTAGAGGCCTTCTTTTCTCAGATCCGTTTAGGTAAATCGGAAACAGAAATGCTTAAACAAAAAGAAGTTGTAAGAAGTCATGAATTATGTGAGGAAGTGCTTAAAGATCACTACCGTCATCAACTTTGA
- the pnuC gene encoding nicotinamide riboside transporter PnuC, with translation MKSYFQFLAHQLKGWPQQNYYLFFFSLGCQVMTLVNSPITWLSVITFIGTTLGVLCILSINAAKSVNGILGILSAICFIIVGFSAKNYLSIGEQIAYMITLDIPVLLSKEWNHNMASKIRKFTGKSWFIAIISTFLVYLVSGFLIGRYTDDPRPWVDAIAFSISLTAGIISFLRYNNQYYWWLASGLAQMVLWYISFTHGSASLAMFVNSSVYLLNDVLAFTVSPWYNQKERERMQKMEEEYYNAQQHA, from the coding sequence ATGAAGTCATATTTTCAGTTTTTAGCTCATCAGCTAAAAGGCTGGCCGCAACAAAATTATTATCTTTTCTTTTTCAGTCTTGGCTGCCAGGTCATGACTCTTGTCAATAGTCCCATCACTTGGCTGTCCGTTATTACATTTATCGGTACCACGCTTGGTGTATTGTGTATTTTATCCATCAATGCGGCAAAATCAGTCAACGGTATTTTAGGTATTTTGTCTGCGATTTGTTTTATTATCGTTGGGTTTTCAGCAAAGAACTATTTAAGTATCGGTGAACAGATTGCTTATATGATCACATTGGATATCCCCGTATTGTTAAGTAAAGAATGGAATCATAATATGGCTTCAAAAATCCGAAAATTCACTGGAAAAAGCTGGTTTATCGCAATCATCAGTACTTTCCTTGTCTATCTTGTTTCAGGATTCCTGATTGGTCGTTATACAGATGATCCTCGGCCGTGGGTAGATGCCATTGCTTTTTCTATTAGCTTGACTGCTGGTATCATCAGTTTCTTGCGTTACAACAACCAATATTACTGGTGGTTAGCTTCAGGGCTTGCTCAAATGGTCCTTTGGTATATTTCATTTACGCATGGATCTGCAAGTTTGGCGATGTTCGTGAACAGCTCTGTTTACTTGCTGAATGATGTCCTTGCATTTACCGTTTCACCTTGGTATAACCAAAAAGAACGTGAACGTATGCAAAAAATGGAAGAAGAATACTACAACGCACAACAACACGCATAA
- a CDS encoding GNAT family N-acetyltransferase: MIRFARKEDAPEIAPLILVILKDMELPFLKQTGEQKTLEILEEAITDPNYRYSYSRGIVEEIDGKVAGVAYGYTDEEESIIDQPLVPILEKYQLDASTRLFIDKETFPNEWYLDSISVSEDFRGQGIGSRLLEALPKLAKKANRSVIGLSVDEKNPKAKKLYERHDFKVVGQRMISGHLYDHMQKNI, translated from the coding sequence ATGATTCGTTTTGCGAGAAAAGAAGATGCTCCAGAAATCGCCCCATTGATCTTAGTGATTCTAAAAGATATGGAACTGCCATTTTTGAAGCAGACAGGGGAACAAAAGACTTTAGAGATTTTAGAAGAAGCAATCACTGATCCAAATTATCGTTACAGTTATTCACGAGGTATCGTAGAAGAAATAGACGGTAAAGTTGCAGGAGTTGCTTACGGTTATACAGATGAAGAAGAATCAATCATCGATCAGCCACTGGTACCTATCTTAGAGAAATATCAGCTAGATGCGTCTACACGTTTGTTCATTGATAAAGAAACGTTTCCCAACGAATGGTATTTGGACTCTATCAGTGTATCAGAAGATTTTAGAGGACAAGGCATCGGTTCGCGATTATTAGAAGCATTACCTAAATTGGCGAAGAAAGCTAATCGCTCCGTCATCGGTCTAAGTGTGGATGAAAAAAATCCAAAGGCTAAAAAATTATACGAACGCCATGACTTCAAAGTTGTCGGTCAGCGGATGATCAGTGGTCATCTTTATGATCATATGCAAAAGAATATCTAA
- a CDS encoding VOC family protein, which produces MNLTTIHHIAIIVSDYQKSRDFYVNKLGFEVIRENYRKERDDYKLDLKLGSAELEIFGIANAPQRPNYPEACGLRHLAFKVDDIEETIAELQSLGIESEPIREDTFTGKKMTFFFDPDGLPLELHE; this is translated from the coding sequence ATGAACCTTACAACGATCCATCATATAGCCATCATTGTTTCAGATTATCAGAAATCACGTGATTTTTATGTTAATAAATTAGGATTTGAAGTAATCAGAGAAAATTACCGCAAAGAACGAGATGACTATAAATTAGATCTGAAACTAGGAAGTGCTGAATTGGAGATTTTTGGAATTGCTAATGCGCCACAACGACCAAACTATCCAGAAGCTTGTGGCTTGCGTCATCTTGCTTTCAAAGTAGACGATATTGAAGAAACAATTGCAGAATTGCAGTCCTTAGGGATCGAATCAGAACCGATTAGAGAAGATACCTTTACAGGAAAAAAAATGACGTTTTTCTTTGATCCAGACGGATTGCCATTAGAACTGCACGAATAA
- a CDS encoding DUF969 domain-containing protein yields MENYLSLLGVLIVILGFAFKLDSILIVMVALVVTALTGGLGIQGMLELLGTSFVNNRGMAIFIIIMLATGTLERNGLKESAASLIKRFKKVSAGMIVDIYGIFRMIFAAFNVSFGGVAGFVRPIILPMALGTIESKGLEVHPKHEEELKGMASAMENVCWFFGQVLFIGGAGALLVQSTLKDLGYDVTLGQLALVEVPVAITALVVASVYFYLKEKKLAKKYYPGKGQ; encoded by the coding sequence ATGGAAAATTATCTTAGCCTTTTAGGCGTCTTGATTGTTATTCTCGGGTTTGCATTTAAATTAGACTCGATATTGATCGTAATGGTTGCTTTAGTTGTTACAGCTTTGACTGGCGGTCTTGGCATTCAAGGAATGTTAGAACTTTTAGGTACAAGTTTTGTAAACAATCGCGGGATGGCGATTTTTATCATCATTATGTTGGCAACAGGAACGCTTGAAAGAAATGGTCTGAAAGAATCAGCGGCTTCCTTGATCAAGCGATTCAAGAAAGTATCTGCTGGTATGATTGTAGATATTTATGGGATCTTTCGAATGATCTTTGCGGCTTTTAACGTGAGTTTTGGTGGAGTTGCTGGATTTGTTCGTCCAATCATTTTACCGATGGCATTGGGGACCATCGAATCAAAAGGGTTAGAAGTCCATCCTAAGCATGAAGAAGAACTAAAAGGTATGGCTTCAGCTATGGAAAATGTCTGCTGGTTCTTTGGCCAAGTACTATTCATCGGAGGAGCAGGGGCGTTGCTAGTCCAATCAACACTGAAAGATCTAGGATATGACGTAACATTGGGACAGCTTGCTTTAGTGGAAGTTCCAGTGGCTATCACGGCTTTAGTTGTGGCAAGTGTCTACTTCTATCTTAAAGAAAAGAAATTAGCGAAGAAATATTATCCAGGAAAGGGGCAATAA
- the pta gene encoding phosphate acetyltransferase, producing MELFDSLRFKIVRRGIKIVFPEATDARILGAAARLKAEELVEPILVGNEEEIRNAAHARGIKTSSFTIISPDNYDKWDEMVDAFVERRNGKASKEQAEKILKDVNYFGTMLTYMGIADGMVSGAIHSTGDTVRPALQIIKTKPGISRTSGAMIMVRGRDQEKYVFSDCAINVNPTAQELAEIAVDSAKTAELFDIEPKVAMMSFSTKGSAKSPEVDKVVEATKIAKKLAPQYMIDGELQFDASYVPSVAQLKAPDSEVAGQATVFVFPELQSGNIGYKIAQRFGNFEAIGPILQGLNKPVSDLSRGANEEDVYKLSIITAAQTLID from the coding sequence GTGGAATTGTTTGATAGTTTAAGATTTAAGATTGTTCGCCGTGGGATCAAAATCGTTTTCCCGGAAGCTACTGATGCTCGTATTTTAGGCGCAGCTGCCCGGTTGAAAGCAGAAGAACTTGTGGAACCCATTTTAGTAGGGAACGAAGAAGAAATAAGAAATGCAGCGCATGCCAGAGGAATCAAAACATCTAGCTTTACGATCATCAGCCCTGATAATTACGATAAGTGGGATGAAATGGTGGATGCTTTTGTTGAACGCAGAAATGGAAAGGCATCCAAAGAACAAGCAGAAAAGATTTTAAAAGATGTGAATTACTTTGGTACGATGCTTACGTATATGGGGATTGCAGACGGAATGGTCTCTGGAGCGATCCATTCGACTGGCGACACTGTTCGCCCAGCACTTCAGATCATCAAAACAAAGCCTGGCATCAGTCGGACAAGCGGAGCGATGATCATGGTACGTGGAAGAGATCAAGAAAAATATGTCTTTTCGGATTGTGCGATCAACGTGAATCCAACTGCGCAAGAATTGGCTGAAATCGCCGTAGATTCTGCAAAAACAGCAGAATTGTTCGATATCGAACCAAAAGTAGCAATGATGAGCTTCTCGACAAAAGGCTCAGCGAAATCGCCAGAAGTAGACAAAGTAGTTGAAGCAACTAAAATCGCTAAAAAACTAGCGCCACAATACATGATCGACGGCGAATTGCAATTTGATGCTTCTTATGTTCCTTCAGTTGCACAACTGAAAGCGCCAGATTCAGAAGTAGCTGGTCAAGCAACAGTCTTTGTATTTCCAGAATTGCAGTCAGGAAATATCGGCTATAAAATTGCTCAGCGTTTCGGTAACTTTGAAGCAATCGGACCAATTCTACAAGGCTTGAACAAACCGGTTTCTGATTTGTCTCGTGGAGCAAATGAAGAAGATGTATATAAATTATCGATTATCACAGCAGCACAAACATTGATTGATTAA
- the pcp gene encoding pyroglutamyl-peptidase I gives MKVLVTGFDPFGGDKVNPAYEAVKKMPDEISGAEIIKVEVPTVFEKSSQVVKEAIQQHQPDVVICVGQAGGRSAVSFERVAINLAEARIPDNEGNQPFDTALEENGPAAYFTSLPIKAMTKNVQDHGLPAYISYTAGTFVCNDIMYRLLHLIETQFPAIRGGFIHVPFSPDQVIDRPVGTPSMSLEDIASSLTYAVEAAVENKEDISGNAGTTH, from the coding sequence ATGAAAGTACTAGTAACAGGTTTTGATCCATTTGGTGGGGACAAAGTGAATCCAGCCTATGAAGCAGTAAAAAAAATGCCAGATGAAATCAGCGGTGCTGAAATCATCAAAGTGGAAGTACCGACCGTATTCGAAAAAAGCAGTCAAGTAGTCAAAGAAGCCATCCAACAGCACCAACCAGATGTCGTGATCTGTGTCGGACAAGCAGGTGGGCGGTCAGCAGTCTCGTTCGAACGTGTCGCAATCAATCTAGCAGAAGCAAGAATCCCTGATAATGAAGGAAATCAGCCATTCGATACGGCTTTAGAAGAAAACGGTCCAGCCGCTTACTTTACCTCATTGCCAATCAAAGCAATGACAAAAAATGTACAAGATCATGGTCTACCAGCGTACATCTCTTATACAGCAGGAACATTTGTCTGCAATGATATCATGTATCGTTTGCTTCATTTGATCGAAACACAATTCCCGGCAATTCGAGGTGGGTTCATCCACGTGCCATTCTCACCCGATCAAGTGATCGATCGTCCAGTGGGTACGCCTTCTATGTCTTTAGAAGACATTGCTTCTTCTTTGACTTATGCAGTTGAAGCAGCAGTAGAAAATAAAGAAGATATTTCCGGAAATGCCGGAACAACTCACTAA
- a CDS encoding exodeoxyribonuclease III encodes MKFISWNVNGLRAIVNKNFLEVFHELDADFFCLQETKLQAGQIDLDLPGYYQYWNYAERKGYSGTAIFAKKPALNATYGMGIDIHDTEGRLITLEYSDFFLVTCYTPNSQSELKRLDYRLEWEEAFYNYLENLKKQKPVIVCGDLNVAHQKIDLKNWKTNQKNAGFTPEERAALSRLLDNGFIDTFRYFYPTQEGVYSWWNYRFNSRKNNAGWRIDYFLTSKDLEPRLADAKIHTDIMGSDHCPVELDLK; translated from the coding sequence TTGAAATTTATCTCTTGGAACGTAAACGGGCTTCGTGCCATCGTAAATAAAAATTTTTTAGAAGTTTTTCATGAGTTAGACGCCGATTTTTTCTGTCTGCAGGAAACGAAACTCCAAGCAGGACAAATTGATTTAGATCTTCCAGGTTATTATCAATATTGGAATTACGCAGAACGAAAAGGCTATTCCGGCACAGCGATTTTTGCTAAAAAACCAGCATTGAATGCCACTTACGGAATGGGTATCGATATCCATGATACAGAAGGCCGTCTGATTACTTTGGAATATTCCGATTTCTTTCTTGTAACCTGTTACACGCCAAATTCTCAAAGCGAATTAAAACGTTTAGATTACCGATTAGAATGGGAAGAAGCCTTTTATAATTATTTGGAAAATCTAAAAAAACAAAAACCAGTCATCGTGTGTGGGGATCTAAATGTCGCTCATCAAAAGATTGATTTGAAAAACTGGAAAACGAATCAAAAAAATGCTGGATTCACTCCAGAAGAAAGAGCGGCTCTTTCTCGACTGTTGGATAACGGGTTTATCGATACATTCCGTTATTTTTATCCAACCCAGGAAGGTGTCTACTCTTGGTGGAACTACCGATTCAATTCAAGAAAAAACAATGCTGGTTGGCGGATCGATTACTTTTTGACGAGCAAAGATTTAGAGCCAAGACTAGCTGATGCAAAGATCCATACGGACATTATGGGCAGTGATCATTGTCCAGTAGAATTAGATTTGAAATAA
- a CDS encoding uracil-DNA glycosylase — protein MKEIIHNSWQEVLSSEFSKDYYLHLREFLKKEYASQKIHPDMYHIYEALELTPYEEVKVVILGQDPYHGENQAHGLSFSVQPGVKIPPSLRNIYKELYDDLGIAPVQHGNLVSWAKQGVLLLNTVLTVREGQAYSHRGKGWERLTDTIIEKLNEREKPIVFILWGKPAQEKIKMIDKSRHIIITSPHPSPLSASRGFFGSKPFSKTNDALLALGEEPIDWQLPETV, from the coding sequence TTGAAAGAAATCATTCATAACAGTTGGCAAGAAGTTTTGTCCTCAGAATTTTCAAAAGATTATTATCTGCATCTAAGAGAATTTTTAAAAAAAGAATATGCGTCCCAAAAGATCCATCCAGATATGTATCATATCTATGAAGCATTGGAATTGACTCCTTATGAAGAAGTTAAAGTGGTGATTTTAGGACAAGATCCTTATCATGGAGAAAATCAAGCTCATGGCTTATCTTTTTCTGTGCAACCTGGCGTAAAGATCCCGCCATCGTTAAGAAATATCTATAAAGAGCTTTATGATGATCTTGGAATCGCACCTGTTCAACATGGAAATCTAGTGTCATGGGCTAAACAGGGAGTCCTTTTACTCAACACCGTTCTTACCGTTCGGGAAGGGCAAGCGTATTCTCATCGCGGGAAAGGTTGGGAAAGATTAACAGACACGATCATTGAAAAATTAAATGAACGGGAAAAACCAATCGTGTTTATCTTGTGGGGAAAACCGGCACAAGAAAAAATCAAAATGATCGATAAGAGTCGCCATATCATCATAACATCTCCACATCCCAGTCCGTTATCTGCAAGTCGTGGCTTTTTTGGTTCCAAACCCTTCTCGAAAACGAATGATGCGCTCCTTGCGTTAGGAGAAGAACCGATTGATTGGCAACTGCCTGAAACAGTGTAA
- a CDS encoding Cof-type HAD-IIB family hydrolase: protein MIKLIASDMDGTLLDAHMSVSPENAEAIRFANDAGVEFMVATGRNYQEARAALDEVGIDCAMITLNGAQVFDKEGNSLFTVSIPNNQAISVLDILDANGIYYEVATNDGLYSENQAKRIESFASMVATHLPHLTYKMAIAMASAKLELLHITYVDSIRAILEEKNLEVLKIICFHTEGPAVLGPVGKQISLLGDLAVTSSGQNNIEVNHKNAQKGIAVAHVAHERGISLEEVMTIGDNFNDVSMLQVAGVSFAMGNAEIEVKDYAKYTTDTNLESGVGKAILRAIAEDL from the coding sequence ATGATCAAATTAATTGCATCAGATATGGACGGCACATTATTAGATGCCCATATGAGTGTTTCTCCTGAAAATGCCGAGGCGATACGTTTTGCAAATGATGCCGGTGTTGAGTTCATGGTCGCTACTGGTCGAAACTATCAAGAAGCTCGCGCAGCTTTAGATGAGGTAGGAATCGATTGTGCGATGATCACTTTGAACGGGGCACAGGTATTTGATAAAGAAGGAAATTCATTGTTTACCGTGTCGATTCCAAATAATCAAGCAATCTCTGTTTTAGATATTCTAGATGCTAACGGTATTTACTATGAAGTAGCAACCAACGATGGTCTTTATTCTGAAAATCAAGCGAAACGAATTGAAAGTTTTGCTTCCATGGTGGCTACCCATTTACCTCACCTTACGTATAAAATGGCGATTGCCATGGCCTCAGCTAAGCTGGAGTTATTGCACATCACATACGTGGACAGTATTCGTGCTATTTTGGAAGAAAAGAATCTGGAAGTTTTAAAAATTATTTGTTTTCATACAGAAGGGCCAGCTGTATTAGGTCCAGTTGGAAAGCAGATTTCTCTTTTAGGCGATCTAGCCGTTACTTCCTCTGGTCAAAACAATATCGAAGTGAACCATAAAAACGCTCAAAAAGGAATTGCTGTTGCCCATGTCGCTCACGAGCGTGGGATTTCTTTAGAAGAAGTCATGACGATTGGCGATAACTTCAATGATGTCAGCATGCTGCAAGTAGCAGGAGTCAGTTTCGCAATGGGAAATGCAGAAATCGAAGTAAAAGATTATGCCAAATATACAACGGACACAAACCTTGAATCTGGCGTAGGAAAAGCCATATTGCGCGCGATTGCAGAAGACTTGTAG